In Flavivirga abyssicola, the following are encoded in one genomic region:
- a CDS encoding UbiA prenyltransferase family protein, which translates to MKFIKQLFNFYLNSSIHVALSVFSLTWITLIEFDISYDRNILYFVFYASITGYNFVKYFGIAKFHHRSLANWLKLIQVFSFFSFLLMCYYAFKLSSITLICIGGFAVITFLYAIPFLPKRFFLDKQHNLRSIGGLKIYLIALIWAGVTVLLPLINNNYVISIDVVLTTIQRYLFIIVLMFPFEIRDLRYDSLKLSTIPQKIGIKPTKIIGSVLLLLFFFLDLFKSEINEIQIIILIVITCVTLLFLVFSKIEQRKSYSAFWVEGIPVFWLILLLLFY; encoded by the coding sequence ATGAAATTTATAAAACAACTTTTTAATTTCTATTTAAATAGTAGTATACATGTTGCCTTATCTGTTTTTTCGCTAACATGGATTACGCTTATAGAGTTTGACATTTCATATGATAGAAACATACTCTATTTTGTGTTTTATGCCTCAATAACCGGTTATAATTTTGTTAAGTATTTTGGAATCGCAAAGTTTCATCACAGAAGCTTGGCTAATTGGCTAAAACTGATTCAGGTATTTTCTTTTTTTAGTTTTCTTTTAATGTGTTATTACGCTTTTAAATTAAGTTCTATAACTTTAATTTGTATTGGCGGTTTTGCAGTTATCACATTTTTATATGCGATTCCTTTTCTACCTAAACGCTTTTTTTTGGATAAGCAGCATAATTTACGAAGCATTGGTGGTCTAAAAATTTATTTAATAGCCTTGATCTGGGCTGGTGTTACCGTGCTACTTCCTCTAATAAATAATAATTACGTTATAAGTATTGATGTTGTATTAACAACGATTCAAAGGTATCTTTTTATAATAGTTTTAATGTTCCCTTTTGAAATTAGAGATTTAAGGTATGATAGCTTAAAATTATCAACGATTCCTCAGAAAATAGGAATAAAGCCAACAAAAATAATTGGAAGTGTATTACTGCTCTTATTCTTCTTTTTAGATTTATTTAAAAGTGAAATAAATGAGATACAAATAATTATTTTAATAGTAATAACATGTGTTACACTATTATTTCTTGTGTTTTCTAAAATAGAACAAAGAAAAAGTTATAGTGCGTTTTGGGTAGAAGGAATACCAGTTTTTTGGCTAATACTATTGCTCTTATTCTATTAA
- a CDS encoding sigma-70 family RNA polymerase sigma factor: protein MPNHQINPNQWIDLYSDYLYNYTITRVSDREIAQDLVQDTFFAGLKSMKNFKGEASERTWLISILKRKIIDHYRKINSNKGKAEVRISYNDDSETEGDWLEERVADPFDKTAEDTMQNSELGDAIHNCLGKLPEKQADVFKMKTIQGFETEVICNELNITASNLWVIIHRARTAMADCLKENWF, encoded by the coding sequence ATGCCCAATCATCAAATTAATCCTAACCAATGGATCGATTTATATTCCGATTACCTATACAACTACACTATTACGCGTGTTAGCGATAGAGAAATTGCACAGGATTTGGTACAAGATACTTTTTTTGCTGGTTTAAAATCAATGAAAAACTTTAAAGGAGAAGCCAGTGAACGTACTTGGCTAATATCCATTTTAAAGCGAAAAATTATCGACCATTACCGTAAAATAAATTCTAATAAAGGAAAAGCAGAGGTCCGCATTAGTTATAATGATGACTCTGAGACTGAAGGGGATTGGCTGGAAGAACGTGTCGCAGATCCGTTTGATAAAACTGCAGAAGACACGATGCAAAATAGCGAATTAGGTGATGCCATACATAACTGCTTAGGAAAATTACCAGAAAAACAAGCTGATGTTTTTAAAATGAAAACCATTCAAGGTTTTGAAACCGAAGTAATTTGTAATGAATTAAATATTACTGCGTCTAACCTTTGGGTAATCATTCACAGAGCACGTACAGCTATGGCAGATTGCCTAAAAGAAAATTGGTTTTGA
- a CDS encoding TIGR01777 family oxidoreductase has protein sequence MKTIIIAGGSGFLGQILEDYFTKKEYLVKILTRYPKRKNDIYWNAKDLGEWAKELEKTECLINLTGKSVDCRYTEKNKKLIYNSRINPTHLLGLAINHCENPPKIWMNSSTATIYKHSLDEEMTEEHGEIGDDFSMNIAKSWEQAFNTITTPKTRKIILRTSIVLGKNGGALIPLKKITKLGLGGKQGNGNQKVSWIHQLDFAKIIEFLIHHKNLSGIFNLCVPKPTNNNTLMKSLRKVLPPHFGIPHSKPFLEFGAKIIGTETELVLKSRNVIPKRLLYNGYSFKYTNIESALFDLLNI, from the coding sequence ATGAAAACAATTATTATAGCGGGTGGAAGTGGGTTTCTAGGACAAATTTTGGAAGACTATTTCACTAAAAAAGAATATTTAGTAAAAATATTAACCAGATACCCTAAACGTAAGAATGATATTTACTGGAATGCCAAAGATTTAGGAGAATGGGCAAAAGAATTGGAAAAAACAGAGTGCCTTATAAACCTTACTGGAAAATCTGTAGATTGTAGATACACCGAAAAAAACAAAAAATTGATTTATAATTCTAGAATCAATCCAACACATCTACTCGGACTAGCGATCAATCATTGTGAAAATCCACCAAAAATCTGGATGAACTCATCAACAGCAACTATTTATAAACATTCTTTGGATGAAGAGATGACAGAAGAACATGGAGAAATCGGAGATGATTTCTCCATGAATATTGCTAAATCTTGGGAGCAGGCATTTAATACAATAACAACTCCTAAAACGCGAAAAATTATTTTACGGACTTCAATTGTTTTGGGTAAAAATGGAGGTGCATTAATTCCTCTAAAAAAAATAACCAAACTTGGATTGGGAGGAAAACAAGGAAACGGGAATCAAAAAGTAAGTTGGATTCACCAACTTGATTTCGCAAAAATCATTGAATTCTTAATACACCATAAAAACCTAAGCGGTATTTTTAATTTATGTGTTCCAAAACCTACAAACAATAATACGCTTATGAAATCCCTAAGAAAGGTTTTACCTCCTCATTTTGGAATACCACACTCTAAACCTTTCTTAGAATTTGGTGCTAAAATTATTGGCACAGAAACTGAACTAGTTTTAAAAAGTAGAAATGTAATACCAAAACGGTTACTGTACAATGGGTACTCCTTTAAATATACAAATATTGAAAGTGCTCTATTCGATTTACTAAACATTTAA
- a CDS encoding GbsR/MarR family transcriptional regulator translates to MEYQEAKDKFISTWGSLGTLWGINKAMAQIQSLLFISTKPLSMEEIMEELKISRGNTSMNLRQLMDWGIVTKELVPGERKEFFTTEKDVQELARHIAKERSRREIKPVIKILKNVSSIKDDGTEKTKELIKQTKALHDLAETADTMMNKIVNQEHNWITKSLLKLIK, encoded by the coding sequence ATGGAATACCAAGAAGCAAAAGATAAATTTATAAGTACCTGGGGAAGCTTAGGGACATTATGGGGCATAAATAAAGCGATGGCTCAAATACAATCGCTTCTTTTTATTTCTACCAAGCCATTATCCATGGAAGAAATCATGGAAGAACTAAAAATCTCTCGTGGTAATACCAGTATGAACTTACGTCAGCTTATGGATTGGGGCATCGTTACAAAAGAGCTAGTTCCCGGTGAGCGTAAAGAATTTTTTACTACTGAAAAAGATGTACAGGAATTGGCAAGACACATTGCTAAAGAACGAAGTAGAAGAGAAATTAAACCTGTAATAAAAATATTGAAAAATGTTAGTTCCATTAAAGATGATGGCACAGAAAAAACAAAAGAACTTATTAAACAAACCAAAGCACTACATGATCTAGCAGAAACAGCAGATACTATGATGAATAAAATTGTTAATCAAGAACATAACTGGATTACTAAATCTTTACTTAAACTTATCAAATAA
- a CDS encoding GlxA family transcriptional regulator — translation MKHVSILVPKSNTILSSVVGPYKIFKSVNDFILQSGKSEQPFFDINLVGLDKNTVLYDGAFSVHCDATIHDISKTDLIIISAVRPEWITDGIKTNYEFIPWIKKQRNKHHAEVASLCLGAFLLAETGLLDHKQATTHWAGIDLFRQMYPKIDVLPEKIVTDQEGIYSSGGAYSFLNLIIHLVHKYCGQEAAVYVSKLFEIDISRDNQNQFAIFRGQKDHTDTLIQKAQLFIENNVTEKVSVEQLSDMLAVSQRNFIRRFKKATANTPLEYIQRVKVEAAKNALESTQNTINEVMFSVGYSDTKAFRSLFKRFTGLTPVAYKNKYNRELVSF, via the coding sequence ATGAAACATGTAAGCATATTGGTTCCAAAATCTAACACCATTCTAAGTAGTGTTGTCGGACCTTATAAAATTTTTAAAAGTGTGAATGATTTCATTCTACAATCTGGAAAAAGTGAACAGCCTTTCTTTGATATTAACCTTGTTGGTCTAGATAAAAACACGGTACTATATGATGGTGCATTTTCAGTACACTGTGATGCTACCATACATGATATTTCTAAAACAGATCTTATCATAATTTCAGCCGTTAGACCAGAATGGATTACTGATGGCATTAAAACTAATTATGAGTTTATTCCATGGATTAAAAAACAACGCAATAAACATCATGCAGAAGTGGCAAGTTTATGCCTTGGTGCTTTTCTATTAGCAGAAACCGGGTTGTTAGACCATAAACAAGCTACTACACATTGGGCAGGGATTGACCTGTTCCGACAGATGTATCCAAAAATTGATGTACTACCAGAAAAAATAGTTACAGACCAAGAAGGTATTTATTCCAGTGGTGGTGCTTACTCATTTTTAAACCTCATCATACATTTGGTTCACAAATATTGTGGACAGGAAGCTGCTGTTTATGTATCCAAACTTTTCGAAATTGATATTAGCAGGGATAATCAAAACCAGTTTGCCATTTTTAGAGGTCAAAAGGACCATACCGACACCCTAATACAAAAAGCACAGTTATTTATAGAGAATAATGTTACCGAAAAGGTTTCTGTAGAACAATTATCGGACATGTTGGCGGTGAGTCAACGTAACTTTATAAGACGGTTTAAAAAAGCAACTGCAAATACACCTTTAGAATATATTCAACGTGTTAAGGTTGAAGCTGCTAAAAACGCTTTAGAATCTACACAAAACACAATAAACGAGGTAATGTTTTCTGTAGGATATTCAGATACTAAAGCATTTAGATCCTTATTTAAGAGATTTACGGGCTTAACACCTGTTGCATATAAAAATAAATATAACCGAGAATTGGTTAGTTTTTAA